Proteins encoded in a region of the Drosophila sechellia strain sech25 chromosome 2L, ASM438219v1, whole genome shotgun sequence genome:
- the LOC6613386 gene encoding eukaryotic translation initiation factor 4E-binding protein Mextli isoform X3, whose amino-acid sequence MAHTHLGRAVKNIEAPRPLKTQSRSSLKNSYLVIEELIQLIDNVTVGLQSCNTTPDSITLLLHNLRVHGPQLEAVSKDTLDRAFVVFRNASQDERLNITTRLKLLELIELRAKSWDNDDTIAYYKSKQQISNVELPSEYQYDTGVQSDVFSTSPTFGVSGGVGGVNVGAAAAAAAVFNAASAAAAVQAAAIASVGTSNQQHMLLPPGEVIRNSGKFPKPTKIPGKTYCKDEVVIRNADSGKVMGIKGRRVHMIEELSETIISFQRVNPGAKERLVQITGPAEDKINYAKKLMEDTIRRNASPVRLEPAPGAGGSCSSLNSSNSDDAIVQPRTPTGSSLANRLSFNSAQNFMTATAAAQQISQQMHHQTHHQQQQAAAVAAAAAAAAHAQATAAAGEYKFTVNVGQHLIKITGDCCELVRVAKLVLDDYFSSSEFLASIEAGAAFDGTSLVTTPSTPLPGAGPPQFWPGTDSGVGLNCLVYSAANNNGEGDDEVFAEPNNGGSSTSNQNGLARSRRSHFSRKESTPETKGAREKGDLDDLAGTNSLKSNASRVSYDIEHLLYYSMSPHAWTLPTDWQKMQETAPSILRNKDLQDESQRFDGDKYLASIKTAAKRDIVAADEVETLDE is encoded by the exons ATGGCTCACACACACCTGGGACGCGCAGTGAAAAACATTGAGGCGCCACGCCCATTGAAGACACAATCGCGATCGTCGTTGAAGAACAGCTACCTGGTGATCGAGGAGCTAATCCAGTTGATAGACAATGTGACCGTCGGTCTGCAGTCGTGCAACACCACGCCGGACTCGATTACGCTGCTCCTGCACAACCTCCGGGTGCATGGACCGCAACTGGAGGCGGTGTCCAAGGATACACTGGACCGGGCCTTCGTCGTTTTCCGCAACGCTTCGCAGGACGAACGGCTGAACATAACGACGCGCCTCAAGCTACTCGAACTCATCGAGCTGCGCGCCAAAAGCTGGGACAATGACGACACAATCGCGTACTACAAGTCCAAGCAGCAGATCTCCAACGTGGAG CTGCCCTCGGAATATCAGTACGATACCGGCGTGCAGTCTGACGTCTTCAGCACCTCCCCCACATTCGGCGTCAGCGGCGGTGTTGGTGGCGTTAACGTTGGAGCCgcagccgccgctgccgccgtcTTCAATGCGGcatctgcagctgcagccgTCCAAGCTGCGGCCATCGCGTCCGTGGGCACATCCAACCAGCAGCACATGCTGCTGCCGCCCGGTGAGGTCATCCGTAATTCGGGCAAGTTCCCCAAACCAACCAAGATCCCTGGCAAGACGTACTGTAAGGACGAGGTCGTGATTCGCAATGCCGACTCCGGCAAAG TCATGGGCATCAAGGGGCGTCGAGTGCACATGATCGAGGAGCTAAGCGAAACTATTATATCGTTTCAAAGAG TCAACCCGGGTGCCAAAGAGCGTTTGGTGCAGATTACTGGTCCAGCTGAGGATAAAATTAA CTATGCCAAAAAACTGATGGAGGACACCATTCGTCGGAACGCCTCGCCGGTGCGCCTGGAACCCGCTCCTGGCGCTGGAGGATCCTGCTCCTCGCTTAACTCGTCCAACTCGGACGACGCCATTGTGCAACCAAGAACGCCAACCGGAAGCAGTTTGGCCAACCGGCTGAGCTTCAACTCGGCCCAAAACTTCATGACCGCCACCGCTGCTGCACAGCAGATCTCGCAGCAGATGCACCACCAAACgcatcaccagcagcagcaggccgcCGCCGtagccgccgcagcagcagcagcggcacaTGCTCAGGCGACAGCCGCTGCCG GTGAATACAAGTTCACGGTCAACGTGGGCCAGCACCTGATCAAGATTACCGGCGATTGCTGCGAACTAGTGCGC GTGGCCAAACTCGTGCTCGATGACTATTTTAGCAGCTCGGAGTTTCTGGCCTCCATTGAGGCTGGCGCCGCCTTCGACGGCACTTCGCTGGTGACCACGCCATCGACTCCGCTGCCCGGAGCCGGGCCGCCGCAATTTTGGCCTGGGACGGACAGTGGCGTTGGACTGAATTGCCTTGTTTACTCGGCAGCGAACAACAATGGGGAAGGCGACGACGAGGTGTTCGCTGAGCCCAACAATGGAGGATCATCGACTAGCAATCAGAATGGCCTGGCCAGATCGCGTCGCAGCCACTTTTCGCGCAAGGAGTCCACGCCGGAGACCAAGGGAGCTCGCGAAAAGGGTGACTTGGACGATTTGGCAGGCACCAATTCCTTGAAGAGCAATGCAT CTCGCGTTTCTTACGATATTGAACACTTGCTCTACTACTCCATGAGTCCGCACGCCTGGACCCTGCCCACCGACTGGCAAAAGATGCAGGAGACAGCGCCCTCGATTCTGCGCAACAAG GATCTGCAGGATGAGAGCCAGCGCTTCGATGGTGATAAGTATCTGGCCAGCATTAAGACGGCTGCCAAGCGAGACATTGTGGCTGCCGATGAGGTCGAGACTCTGGACGAATAA
- the LOC6613386 gene encoding eukaryotic translation initiation factor 4E-binding protein Mextli isoform X2 has product MAHTHLGRAVKNIEAPRPLKTQSRSSLKNSYLVIEELIQLIDNVTVGLQSCNTTPDSITLLLHNLRVHGPQLEAVSKDTLDRAFVVFRNASQDERLNITTRLKLLELIELRAKSWDNDDTIAYYKSKQQISNVELPSEYQYDTGVQSDVFSTSPTFGVSGGVGGVNVGAAAAAAAVFNAASAAAAVQAAAIASVGTSNQQHMLLPPGEVIRNSGKFPKPTKIPGKTYCKDEVVIRNADSGKVMGIKGRRVHMIEELSETIISFQRVNPGAKERLVQITGPAEDKINYAKKLMEDTIRRNASPVRLEPAPGAGGSCSSLNSSNSDDAIVQPRTPTGSSLANRLSFNSAQNFMTATAAAQQISQQMHHQTHHQQQQAAAVAAAAAAAAHAQATAAAGKVLRPNQQLLMHSYSTNDASVGEYKFTVNVGQHLIKITGDCCELVRVAKLVLDDYFSSSEFLASIEAGAAFDGTSLVTTPSTPLPGAGPPQFWPGTDSGVGLNCLVYSAANNNGEGDDEVFAEPNNGGSSTSNQNGLARSRRSHFSRKESTPETKGAREKGDLDDLAGTNSLKSNASRVSYDIEHLLYYSMSPHAWTLPTDWQKMQETAPSILRNKDLQDESQRFDGDKYLASIKTAAKRDIVAADEVETLDE; this is encoded by the exons ATGGCTCACACACACCTGGGACGCGCAGTGAAAAACATTGAGGCGCCACGCCCATTGAAGACACAATCGCGATCGTCGTTGAAGAACAGCTACCTGGTGATCGAGGAGCTAATCCAGTTGATAGACAATGTGACCGTCGGTCTGCAGTCGTGCAACACCACGCCGGACTCGATTACGCTGCTCCTGCACAACCTCCGGGTGCATGGACCGCAACTGGAGGCGGTGTCCAAGGATACACTGGACCGGGCCTTCGTCGTTTTCCGCAACGCTTCGCAGGACGAACGGCTGAACATAACGACGCGCCTCAAGCTACTCGAACTCATCGAGCTGCGCGCCAAAAGCTGGGACAATGACGACACAATCGCGTACTACAAGTCCAAGCAGCAGATCTCCAACGTGGAG CTGCCCTCGGAATATCAGTACGATACCGGCGTGCAGTCTGACGTCTTCAGCACCTCCCCCACATTCGGCGTCAGCGGCGGTGTTGGTGGCGTTAACGTTGGAGCCgcagccgccgctgccgccgtcTTCAATGCGGcatctgcagctgcagccgTCCAAGCTGCGGCCATCGCGTCCGTGGGCACATCCAACCAGCAGCACATGCTGCTGCCGCCCGGTGAGGTCATCCGTAATTCGGGCAAGTTCCCCAAACCAACCAAGATCCCTGGCAAGACGTACTGTAAGGACGAGGTCGTGATTCGCAATGCCGACTCCGGCAAAG TCATGGGCATCAAGGGGCGTCGAGTGCACATGATCGAGGAGCTAAGCGAAACTATTATATCGTTTCAAAGAG TCAACCCGGGTGCCAAAGAGCGTTTGGTGCAGATTACTGGTCCAGCTGAGGATAAAATTAA CTATGCCAAAAAACTGATGGAGGACACCATTCGTCGGAACGCCTCGCCGGTGCGCCTGGAACCCGCTCCTGGCGCTGGAGGATCCTGCTCCTCGCTTAACTCGTCCAACTCGGACGACGCCATTGTGCAACCAAGAACGCCAACCGGAAGCAGTTTGGCCAACCGGCTGAGCTTCAACTCGGCCCAAAACTTCATGACCGCCACCGCTGCTGCACAGCAGATCTCGCAGCAGATGCACCACCAAACgcatcaccagcagcagcaggccgcCGCCGtagccgccgcagcagcagcagcggcacaTGCTCAGGCGACAGCCGCTGCCGGTAAAGTCTTGCGTCCCAATCAACAGCTGCTAATGCACTCATATTCCACAAACGATGCTTCCGTAGGTGAATACAAGTTCACGGTCAACGTGGGCCAGCACCTGATCAAGATTACCGGCGATTGCTGCGAACTAGTGCGC GTGGCCAAACTCGTGCTCGATGACTATTTTAGCAGCTCGGAGTTTCTGGCCTCCATTGAGGCTGGCGCCGCCTTCGACGGCACTTCGCTGGTGACCACGCCATCGACTCCGCTGCCCGGAGCCGGGCCGCCGCAATTTTGGCCTGGGACGGACAGTGGCGTTGGACTGAATTGCCTTGTTTACTCGGCAGCGAACAACAATGGGGAAGGCGACGACGAGGTGTTCGCTGAGCCCAACAATGGAGGATCATCGACTAGCAATCAGAATGGCCTGGCCAGATCGCGTCGCAGCCACTTTTCGCGCAAGGAGTCCACGCCGGAGACCAAGGGAGCTCGCGAAAAGGGTGACTTGGACGATTTGGCAGGCACCAATTCCTTGAAGAGCAATGCAT CTCGCGTTTCTTACGATATTGAACACTTGCTCTACTACTCCATGAGTCCGCACGCCTGGACCCTGCCCACCGACTGGCAAAAGATGCAGGAGACAGCGCCCTCGATTCTGCGCAACAAG GATCTGCAGGATGAGAGCCAGCGCTTCGATGGTGATAAGTATCTGGCCAGCATTAAGACGGCTGCCAAGCGAGACATTGTGGCTGCCGATGAGGTCGAGACTCTGGACGAATAA
- the LOC6613386 gene encoding eukaryotic translation initiation factor 4E-binding protein Mextli isoform X4 has product MAHTHLGRAVKNIEAPRPLKTQSRSSLKNSYLVIEELIQLIDNVTVGLQSCNTTPDSITLLLHNLRVHGPQLEAVSKDTLDRAFVVFRNASQDERLNITTRLKLLELIELRAKSWDNDDTIAYYKSKQQISNVELPSEYQYDTGVQSDVFSTSPTFGVSGGVGGVNVGAAAAAAAVFNAASAAAAVQAAAIASVGTSNQQHMLLPPGEVIRNSGKFPKPTKIPGKTYCKDEVVIRNADSGKVNPGAKERLVQITGPAEDKINYAKKLMEDTIRRNASPVRLEPAPGAGGSCSSLNSSNSDDAIVQPRTPTGSSLANRLSFNSAQNFMTATAAAQQISQQMHHQTHHQQQQAAAVAAAAAAAAHAQATAAAGKVLRPNQQLLMHSYSTNDASVGEYKFTVNVGQHLIKITGDCCELVRVAKLVLDDYFSSSEFLASIEAGAAFDGTSLVTTPSTPLPGAGPPQFWPGTDSGVGLNCLVYSAANNNGEGDDEVFAEPNNGGSSTSNQNGLARSRRSHFSRKESTPETKGAREKGDLDDLAGTNSLKSNASRVSYDIEHLLYYSMSPHAWTLPTDWQKMQETAPSILRNKDLQDESQRFDGDKYLASIKTAAKRDIVAADEVETLDE; this is encoded by the exons ATGGCTCACACACACCTGGGACGCGCAGTGAAAAACATTGAGGCGCCACGCCCATTGAAGACACAATCGCGATCGTCGTTGAAGAACAGCTACCTGGTGATCGAGGAGCTAATCCAGTTGATAGACAATGTGACCGTCGGTCTGCAGTCGTGCAACACCACGCCGGACTCGATTACGCTGCTCCTGCACAACCTCCGGGTGCATGGACCGCAACTGGAGGCGGTGTCCAAGGATACACTGGACCGGGCCTTCGTCGTTTTCCGCAACGCTTCGCAGGACGAACGGCTGAACATAACGACGCGCCTCAAGCTACTCGAACTCATCGAGCTGCGCGCCAAAAGCTGGGACAATGACGACACAATCGCGTACTACAAGTCCAAGCAGCAGATCTCCAACGTGGAG CTGCCCTCGGAATATCAGTACGATACCGGCGTGCAGTCTGACGTCTTCAGCACCTCCCCCACATTCGGCGTCAGCGGCGGTGTTGGTGGCGTTAACGTTGGAGCCgcagccgccgctgccgccgtcTTCAATGCGGcatctgcagctgcagccgTCCAAGCTGCGGCCATCGCGTCCGTGGGCACATCCAACCAGCAGCACATGCTGCTGCCGCCCGGTGAGGTCATCCGTAATTCGGGCAAGTTCCCCAAACCAACCAAGATCCCTGGCAAGACGTACTGTAAGGACGAGGTCGTGATTCGCAATGCCGACTCCGGCAAAG TCAACCCGGGTGCCAAAGAGCGTTTGGTGCAGATTACTGGTCCAGCTGAGGATAAAATTAA CTATGCCAAAAAACTGATGGAGGACACCATTCGTCGGAACGCCTCGCCGGTGCGCCTGGAACCCGCTCCTGGCGCTGGAGGATCCTGCTCCTCGCTTAACTCGTCCAACTCGGACGACGCCATTGTGCAACCAAGAACGCCAACCGGAAGCAGTTTGGCCAACCGGCTGAGCTTCAACTCGGCCCAAAACTTCATGACCGCCACCGCTGCTGCACAGCAGATCTCGCAGCAGATGCACCACCAAACgcatcaccagcagcagcaggccgcCGCCGtagccgccgcagcagcagcagcggcacaTGCTCAGGCGACAGCCGCTGCCGGTAAAGTCTTGCGTCCCAATCAACAGCTGCTAATGCACTCATATTCCACAAACGATGCTTCCGTAGGTGAATACAAGTTCACGGTCAACGTGGGCCAGCACCTGATCAAGATTACCGGCGATTGCTGCGAACTAGTGCGC GTGGCCAAACTCGTGCTCGATGACTATTTTAGCAGCTCGGAGTTTCTGGCCTCCATTGAGGCTGGCGCCGCCTTCGACGGCACTTCGCTGGTGACCACGCCATCGACTCCGCTGCCCGGAGCCGGGCCGCCGCAATTTTGGCCTGGGACGGACAGTGGCGTTGGACTGAATTGCCTTGTTTACTCGGCAGCGAACAACAATGGGGAAGGCGACGACGAGGTGTTCGCTGAGCCCAACAATGGAGGATCATCGACTAGCAATCAGAATGGCCTGGCCAGATCGCGTCGCAGCCACTTTTCGCGCAAGGAGTCCACGCCGGAGACCAAGGGAGCTCGCGAAAAGGGTGACTTGGACGATTTGGCAGGCACCAATTCCTTGAAGAGCAATGCAT CTCGCGTTTCTTACGATATTGAACACTTGCTCTACTACTCCATGAGTCCGCACGCCTGGACCCTGCCCACCGACTGGCAAAAGATGCAGGAGACAGCGCCCTCGATTCTGCGCAACAAG GATCTGCAGGATGAGAGCCAGCGCTTCGATGGTGATAAGTATCTGGCCAGCATTAAGACGGCTGCCAAGCGAGACATTGTGGCTGCCGATGAGGTCGAGACTCTGGACGAATAA
- the LOC6613386 gene encoding eukaryotic translation initiation factor 4E-binding protein Mextli isoform X1, producing MAHTHLGRAVKNIEAPRPLKTQSRSSLKNSYLVIEELIQLIDNVTVGLQSCNTTPDSITLLLHNLRVHGPQLEAVSKDTLDRAFVVFRNASQDERLNITTRLKLLELIELRAKSWDNDDTIAYYKSKQQISNVELPSEYQYDTGVQSDVFSTSPTFGVSGGVGGVNVGAAAAAAAVFNAASAAAAVQAAAIASVGTSNQQHMLLPPGEVIRNSGKFPKPTKIPGKTYCKDEVVIRNADSGKVMGIKGRRVHMIEELSETIISFQRVNPGAKERLVQITGPAEDKINYAKKLMEDTIRRNASPVRLEPAPGAGGSCSSLNSSNSDDAIVQPRTPTGSSLANRLSFNSAQNFMTATAAAQQISQQMHHQTHHQQQQAAAVAAAAAAAAHAQATAAAGKVLRPNQQLLMHSYSTNDASVGEYKFTVNVGQHLIKITGDCCELVRVAKLVLDDYFSSSEFLASIEAGAAFDGTSLVTTPSTPLPGAGPPQFWPGTDSGVGLNCLVYSAANNNGEGDDEVFAEPNNGGSSTSNQNGLARSRRSHFSRKESTPETKGAREKGDLDDLAGTNSLKSNASRVSYDIEHLLYYSMSPHAWTLPTDWQKMQETAPSILRNKVIPPFNGLFASAPNSSVITHPWALNAITSTPNTNIISTAVGRAAVEASADNPITVTNKQSKGIFADRENRRLPKTSAVSDRNLYNKQLQIITNTVGKSVAPQGKHRQSSYQTSQVKAIFQRYCEDDEFSLALCETESNNNRV from the exons ATGGCTCACACACACCTGGGACGCGCAGTGAAAAACATTGAGGCGCCACGCCCATTGAAGACACAATCGCGATCGTCGTTGAAGAACAGCTACCTGGTGATCGAGGAGCTAATCCAGTTGATAGACAATGTGACCGTCGGTCTGCAGTCGTGCAACACCACGCCGGACTCGATTACGCTGCTCCTGCACAACCTCCGGGTGCATGGACCGCAACTGGAGGCGGTGTCCAAGGATACACTGGACCGGGCCTTCGTCGTTTTCCGCAACGCTTCGCAGGACGAACGGCTGAACATAACGACGCGCCTCAAGCTACTCGAACTCATCGAGCTGCGCGCCAAAAGCTGGGACAATGACGACACAATCGCGTACTACAAGTCCAAGCAGCAGATCTCCAACGTGGAG CTGCCCTCGGAATATCAGTACGATACCGGCGTGCAGTCTGACGTCTTCAGCACCTCCCCCACATTCGGCGTCAGCGGCGGTGTTGGTGGCGTTAACGTTGGAGCCgcagccgccgctgccgccgtcTTCAATGCGGcatctgcagctgcagccgTCCAAGCTGCGGCCATCGCGTCCGTGGGCACATCCAACCAGCAGCACATGCTGCTGCCGCCCGGTGAGGTCATCCGTAATTCGGGCAAGTTCCCCAAACCAACCAAGATCCCTGGCAAGACGTACTGTAAGGACGAGGTCGTGATTCGCAATGCCGACTCCGGCAAAG TCATGGGCATCAAGGGGCGTCGAGTGCACATGATCGAGGAGCTAAGCGAAACTATTATATCGTTTCAAAGAG TCAACCCGGGTGCCAAAGAGCGTTTGGTGCAGATTACTGGTCCAGCTGAGGATAAAATTAA CTATGCCAAAAAACTGATGGAGGACACCATTCGTCGGAACGCCTCGCCGGTGCGCCTGGAACCCGCTCCTGGCGCTGGAGGATCCTGCTCCTCGCTTAACTCGTCCAACTCGGACGACGCCATTGTGCAACCAAGAACGCCAACCGGAAGCAGTTTGGCCAACCGGCTGAGCTTCAACTCGGCCCAAAACTTCATGACCGCCACCGCTGCTGCACAGCAGATCTCGCAGCAGATGCACCACCAAACgcatcaccagcagcagcaggccgcCGCCGtagccgccgcagcagcagcagcggcacaTGCTCAGGCGACAGCCGCTGCCGGTAAAGTCTTGCGTCCCAATCAACAGCTGCTAATGCACTCATATTCCACAAACGATGCTTCCGTAGGTGAATACAAGTTCACGGTCAACGTGGGCCAGCACCTGATCAAGATTACCGGCGATTGCTGCGAACTAGTGCGC GTGGCCAAACTCGTGCTCGATGACTATTTTAGCAGCTCGGAGTTTCTGGCCTCCATTGAGGCTGGCGCCGCCTTCGACGGCACTTCGCTGGTGACCACGCCATCGACTCCGCTGCCCGGAGCCGGGCCGCCGCAATTTTGGCCTGGGACGGACAGTGGCGTTGGACTGAATTGCCTTGTTTACTCGGCAGCGAACAACAATGGGGAAGGCGACGACGAGGTGTTCGCTGAGCCCAACAATGGAGGATCATCGACTAGCAATCAGAATGGCCTGGCCAGATCGCGTCGCAGCCACTTTTCGCGCAAGGAGTCCACGCCGGAGACCAAGGGAGCTCGCGAAAAGGGTGACTTGGACGATTTGGCAGGCACCAATTCCTTGAAGAGCAATGCAT CTCGCGTTTCTTACGATATTGAACACTTGCTCTACTACTCCATGAGTCCGCACGCCTGGACCCTGCCCACCGACTGGCAAAAGATGCAGGAGACAGCGCCCTCGATTCTGCGCAACAAGGTAATTCCGCCGTTCAATGGCTTATTCGCCAGTGCACCTAACTCATCAGTAATAACACATCCGTGGGCTTTAAATGCAATAACCTCCACCCCGAACACAAATATCATCAGCACCGCCGTTGGACGAGCAGCTGTCGAGGCGTCGGCAGACAATCCCATAACCGTCACTAACAAGCAATCAAAAGGGATCTTCGCGGATCGCGAGAACCGTCGCCTTCCCAAAACATCGGCCGTGTCCGATCGAAACCTGTATAACAAGCAATTGCAAATCATAACGAATACTGTGGGCAAATCGGTGGCACCACAGGGAAAGCATCGCCAGTCTAGCTATCAAACATCCCAAGTGAAGGCAATTTTTCAACGCTACTGCGAGGACGATGAGTTCTCATTGGCACTGTGCGAAACAGAATCGAATAATAACCGCGTCTaa